The Aedes aegypti strain LVP_AGWG chromosome 3, AaegL5.0 Primary Assembly, whole genome shotgun sequence genome contains a region encoding:
- the LOC5575082 gene encoding ribose-5-phosphate isomerase — MFQRFFGTVSLFSGSRSINPLLSSIVASRASSSAAAKMSLDLAKKIAAFKAVDEYVRDNTVVGVGSGSTVVYAVQRLAERVKTEGLKLVCIPTSFQARQLIIESGLVLGDLEQHPKIHCAIDGADEVDADMVLIKGGGGCLLQEKIVASCADQLVVIADYTKNSKKLGEQYKKGIPIEVVPMAYVPIRNKVAAKYGGSLKLRMAVAKAGPVVTDNGNFILDWHFPEEKFDWDVVNRDIMMIPGVVETGLFVKMATKAYFGLADGSVTERSA; from the coding sequence ATGTTCCAACGTTTCTTCGGGACAGTTTCGCTATTCTCTGGTTCTAGATCTATAAACCCTCTATTAAGCAGTATCGTCGCCAGCCGTGCTTCCTCGTCTGCCGCAGCAAAAATGAGTCTGGATCTGGCCAAAAAGATTGCCGCCTTCAAAGCCGTCGACGAGTACGTGCGGGATAACACGGTGGTCGGAGTGGGCAGCGGTTCCACCGTGGTCTACGCCGTGCAACGCCTGGCCGAGCGGGTTAAAACCGAAGGATTGAAGCTGGTATGCATTCCCACTAGCTTCCAGGCGCGCCAGTTGATTATCGAAAGCGGCCTAGTGCTGGGCGACTTGGAGCAACACCCGAAGATCCATTGTGCCATCGATGGGGCCGATGAAGTGGACGCTGACATGGTCCTGATCAAAGGTGGTGGAGGCTGTCTGCTGCAGGAGAAGATTGTGGCATCCTGTGCGGATCAGCTGGTGGTCATTGCTGATTATACGAAGAATTCCAAGAAACTAGgagagcagtacaaaaaaggcATTCCAATCGAGGTGGTTCCAATGGCGTACGTTCCGATCAGGAACAAAGTGGCGGCCAAATATGGAGGAAGTCTGAAGCTACGGATGGCCGTGGCGAAAGCTGGTCCTGTCGTCACTGACAACGGTAACTTTATTCTGGATTGGCACTTCCCGGAAGAAAAGTTCGATTGGGACGTCGTCAATCGTGACATAATGATGATTCCTGGAGTAGTGGAGACGGGGCTGTTTGTAAAAATGGCAACGAAAGCCTATTTTGGCCTTGCCGATGGATCTGTGACTGAAAGAAGCGCCTAG
- the LOC110678393 gene encoding NTF2-related export protein 2-like encodes MTTAIDPELRTKIDAACRMEEGFTKLYNEKVAKKRHQMTRLYMDNGLLVWNGDGANGQHPEVLPGTAPLRIHYEHPDYN; translated from the exons ATGACAACTGCGATCGACCCA GAACTGCGCACCAAAATCGATGCCGCTTGCCGGATGGAGGAGGGATTCACCAAACTGTACAACGAAAAAGTAGCCAAGAAGCGGCATCAGATGACCCGGCTCTACATGGACAACGGTTTGCTGGTGTGGAACGGAGATGGTGCCAACGGACAACATCCAGAAGTACTTCCAGGAACTGCCCCGCTTCGAATACATTATGAACACCCTGACTATAATTGA
- the LOC5575084 gene encoding THO complex subunit 5 homolog B translates to MVNKTETNDREVSDKKRRKTSVNESSPTKLSREDLYASTIAFEEQEASKRPPEADAQLFYGTCDELKKLFDEIATLKKDNSDEAKAAIAEKRIEGSLAFVALKKLNRLDKVRIRDGREALHKEKLRVDSNRLQLQNLLYEADHLKKEVQRCYLFKSQDEEIELVPVDEFYDKAPETISRPEKTKDDDHARRLARLEWELQQRKELDAHCKELQASKAKIADEIVSKTERLDSLAPRLKDLLAATRPLQEALDMPIEKGWEIQKTVRLLVQPLYMLYANVTAYGEACDPLLTTSVQGDEEEARQIEITGNIDCESDDDADNERETRGSYNRRKSSKQQDPMRQKRKALVKPHPLSVTITIKSKEGKQSLALTFQYVPTAGFVTVNCSLVDFEVSGVAAGDVMSQENILNELFQDDNGEGSPNPKTKFQIQEVGIGMDKFISMMKEKDLGKPYKWAQELCGIEFVDSGEKFLADSDKWHKSIPTIIKAIRTRWEARLRLYQQVHELETGNVDTTINMEHNNPIRISSTLVQWTALSYAEYVASNVTGKFVDHSSSAGNDLYFRAIITRGSAKLECYICIPCDFPESTPLWSLSLNWNGKHSAGDCAAVRDMEYWTNSLQAPKHPKSILSLQLKRAMSCLDIYLETEGPSYTPAEFTQDKTYLKPFRGRARSRPFRIASNGSSSVFTQI, encoded by the exons ATGGTGAACAAAACGGAAACAAACGATCGCGAGGTTAGTGACAAGAAACGCAGAAAGACGTCAGTAAACGAGTCATCACCGACAAAGCTTTCCCGGGAGGATCTGTACGCG AGCACAATCGCCTTCGAGGAACAAGAAGCCAGTAAGCGTCCACCGGAAGCAGATGCCCAGTTATTCTACGGAACGTGCGATGAACTGAAGAAGCTGTTTGACGAAATAGCCACCTTGAAAAAGGATAACTCCGACGAGGCCAAGGCAGCAATCGCAGAGAAAAGAATCGAAGGTTCTTTGGCGTTCGTTGCCCTGAAAAAGCTAAACCGGCTGGACAAGGTCCGGATTCGTGATGGCCGAGAAGCGCTGCATAAAGAGAAACTACGTGTCGATAGCAACCGGTTGCAGCTGCAGAACTTGCTTTATGAGGCTGACCATCTGAAGAAGGAGGTTCAACGGTGCTATCTGTTCAAGAGCCAGGACGAGGAAATCGAGCTGGTTCCGGTGGATGAATTTTACGATAAGGCACCGGAAACGATCTCACGCCCTGAGAAGACCAAGGATGACGACCATGCCCGGCGATTGGCTCGATTGGAGTGGGAACTTCAACAGCGAAAGGAACTGGATGCCCACTGCAAAGAGTTGCAAGCTTCGAAGGCAAAAATTGCCGACGAAATTGTGTCGAAAACGGAACGGCTGGATTCTCTGGCACCGCGCTTGAAGGATTTGCTGGCAGCGACAAGACCGCTGCAGGAAGCACTCGATATGCCAATCGAAAAGGGGTGGGAAATCCAGAAAACGGTCCGTCTGCTGGTGCAGCCTCTATATATGTTGTACGCAAATGTTACGGCTTATGGAGAGGCGTGTG ATCCGCTGCTGACCACATCCGTCCAGGGTGACGAGGAAGAAGCTCGACAGATAGAGATAACCGGCAACATCGATTGTGAGTCCGATGACGATGCGGACAACGAGCGTGAAACGAGAGGAAGTTACAACCGTCGCAAGTCCAGCAAACAGCAAGATCCGATGAGACAGAAGCGTAAAGCTTTGGTCAAGCCACATCCGCTGAGCGTTACCATCACTATTAAGAGCAAAGAGGGAAAGCAATCGTTGGCTTTGACTTTCCAGTACGTCCCAACAGCGGGATTTGTTACGGTAAATTGTTCATTGGTCGATTTCGAAGTCAGTGGAGTAGCAGCAGGAGATGTTATGTCGCAGGAGAACATCTTGAATGAGCTGTTCCAAGATGACAATGGCGAGGGTAGCCCAAACCCGAAAACCAAGTTCCAAATCCAAGAGGTTGGAATCGGTATGGACAAATTCATATCGATGATGAAGGAAAAAGATCTTGGTAAGCCATACAAATGGGCTCAGGAACTGTGCGGAATCGAATTCGTTGATTCCGGTGAGAAATTCCTCGCGGACAGCGACAAATGGCATAAATCAATTCCGACCATAATCAAGGCCATTCGTACCCGCTGGGAGGCACGACTTAGACTATATCAGCAGGTTCATGAATTGGAAACTGGCAACGTGGATACGACCATCAACATGGAGCACAACAATCCGATTCGTATCTCCAGTACCTTGGTTCAGTGGACTGCACTGTCCTATGCGGAATACGTGGCTTCGAATGTCACTGGAAAGTTTGTCGACCACAGCAGCTCTGCCGGAAATGACCTCTATTTCAGGGCGATCATCACACGTGGATCAGCAAAGCTAGAGTGTTACATTTGCATTCCATGTGACTTCCCTGAGAGTACCCCACTATGGTCGCTTTCCTTGAACTGGAATGGAAAACATTCAGCGGGTGATTGTGCTGCGGTCAGG GACATGGAATACTGGACCAACAGTTTGCAGGCGCCGAAGCATCCAAAGTCCATTCTATCGTTGCAGCTGAAGCGAGCAATGTCCTGCTTGGACATCTACCTGGAAACCGAAGGACCCTCCTACACTCCGGCAGAGTTCACCCAGGACAAAACCTACCTGAAGCCTTTCCGTGGACGGGCCCGTTCCCGTCCGTTCCGTATTGCGTCCAACGGAAGCAGCTCTGTTTTCACGCAAATTTAA